One part of the Arabidopsis thaliana chromosome 1 sequence genome encodes these proteins:
- a CDS encoding phospholipase A I-like protein (phospholipases;galactolipases; FUNCTIONS IN: phospholipase activity, galactolipase activity; INVOLVED IN: response to fungus, jasmonic acid biosynthetic process; LOCATED IN: cellular_component unknown; EXPRESSED IN: 24 plant structures; EXPRESSED DURING: 15 growth stages; CONTAINS InterPro DOMAIN/s: Acyl transferase/acyl hydrolase/lysophospholipase (InterPro:IPR016035), Armadillo-like helical (InterPro:IPR011989), Leucine-rich repeat, typical subtype (InterPro:IPR003591), Armadillo (InterPro:IPR000225), Armadillo-type fold (InterPro:IPR016024), Patatin (InterPro:IPR002641); BEST Arabidopsis thaliana protein match is: plant intracellular ras group-related LRR 2 (TAIR:AT3G26500.1); Has 20427 Blast hits to 10030 proteins in 743 species: Archae - 51; Bacteria - 3224; Metazoa - 10329; Fungi - 1071; Plants - 3980; Viruses - 0; Other Eukaryotes - 1772 (source: NCBI BLink).): MSWGLGWKRSSESFRLSLSYGADDLNDDPIQSPSASPFGSPTSMSSTCSSPSAVEDPELGFRIDLDWTAGDSEDQVALRLESQLMVALPAPHDTVVVELKGIGDDDEGGLENVGLEMRVEKRREPLRAVTLMKAVGSGQQYDGVGVLTRLMRSDMMPAAIPAPAIDVASSCGVHWKTVTSLSLSGCGLLVMPVEVTELPLLEKLCLEHNKLSVLPPEIGKLKNLKILRVDNNMLISVPVELRQCVGLVELSLEHNKLVRPLLDFRAMAGLRILRLFGNPLEFLPEILPLHQLRHLSLVNIRIVSDENLRSVNVQIETENTSYFGASRHKLSAFSPLIFRSSSCHHPLLASTLVKIMQDEGNRSVIGKDENAVRQLISMITSDNQHVVEQACVALSSLARDVGVAMQLMKCDIMKPTETVLKSSSPDEVISVLQVVVTLAFVSDSVSQKMLTKDMLKALKSLCAHKNPEVQRQALLAVGNLAFCLENRRILITSESLRELLMRLIVTPEPRVNKAAARALAILGENEILRRSIKGRQVPKQGLRILTMDGGGMKGLATVQILKEIEKGSGKPIHELFDLICGTSTGGMLAIALGVKLMTLEQCEEIYKNLGKLVFAESVPKDNEAASWREKLDQLYKSSSQSFRVVIHGSKHSANEFERLLKEMCADEDGDLLIESAVKNVPKVFVVSTLVSVMPAQPFIFRNYQYPVGTPEMSYAFSDHSGGSTLTSSTASDQAGYYKQSAFMGSCKHQVWQAIRASSAAPYYLDDFSVDSYRWQDGAIVANNPTIFAIREAQLLWPDTKIDCLVSIGSGSVPTRVRKGGWRYLDTGQVLIESACSVERVEEALSTLLPMLPEIQYFRFNPVDDRCGMELDETDPAIWLKLEAAIEEFIQSNPQVFKNVCERLTLPFLNDEKWCDNLKPRFMNGKLPNSRVESSPSLGWRRNVLLMEAQHSPDSGRVKYHARALESFCSNNGIKLSSLHTTATPGCQKPSPGTAFPTPFTSPLITGSLPPSPLLFTPELGPQKFNRIDMVPPLSLDGGHVGKTVMSPPSSPPRQRQLYLPLRQMHEKLQNLPQVGILHLSLQNDSNGSILSWQNDVFVVAEPGDLADKFLQSVKVSILSVMQSNRRKAASVLSNICSISDLVRSKKCFQVGNIIHRYIGRQTLVMEDDQEIASFMFRRTVPSAHLTPDDIRWMVMLLLDFCIPKIAERLAFAHIYLLSHSLKG; encoded by the exons ATGTCGTGGGGATTAGGATGGAAGAGATCATCGGAGAGTTTCCGTTTAAGTCTCAGCTACGGCGCCGATGATCTGAACGACGATCCGATTCAATCACCGTCGGCGTCTCCATTCGGATCTCCAACGTCGATGTCTTCTACATGTTCTTCTCCATCCGCCGTGGAGGATcctgaattagggtttcggattGATTTAGATTGGACGGCAGGCGATTCGGAGGATCAGGTAGCGTTGCGATTGGAATCGCAGCTGATGGTGGCTTTGCCTGCACCGCATGATACAGTAGTGGTTGAATTGAAGGGAATTGGCGATGACGATGAAGGTGGTTTAGAGAATGTTGGATTAGAGATGAGAGTTGAGAAACGGAGAGAGCCGTTACGAGCAGTTACATTGATGAAAGCGGTTGGTTCCGGTCAGCAGTACGACGGTGTCGGCGTTTTGACAAGGCTAATGCGGTCTGATATGATGCCTGCAGCCATTCCTGCGCCGGCTATCGACGTTGCTTCTTCTTGTGGGGTGCATTGGAAGACTGTGACTTCGTTGAGTCTATCTGGTTGTGGTTTATTG GTAATGCCAGTTGAAGTGACTGAGTTACCTCTGCTTGAGAAGCTATGCCTTGAGCACAATAAACTGTCAGTTTTGCCACCTGAGATAGGGAAGCTGAAGAACCTTAAGATACTTAGGGTTGACAATAACATGCTTATTTCTGTCCCAG TGGAACTAAGACAGTGTGTAGGTCTTGTTGAATTGTCGTTGGAACACAATAAACTTGTCCGGCCTCTTCTTGATTTCAG GGCGATGGCTGGGTTACGAATTCTACGGCTTTTTGGTAATCCCCTTGAATTCCTTCCGGAAATTTTACCTTTGCATCAGCTTCGTCACTTGTCTCTTGTAAATATCAGAATTGTGTCTGATGAGAATCTAAGATCAGTAAATGTACAGATAGAG ACAGAAAACACTTCCTATTTTGGGGCATCTAGGCACAAGCTCAGTGCCTTCTCTCCCCTTATATTCCGTTCGTCGTCTtgtcatcatcctcttctaGCATCTACATTGGTGAAGATAATGCAAGATGAAGGAAATCGTTCTGTTATTGGTAAAGATGAAAATGCGGTGAGGCAGCTTATAAGTATGATAACTAGTGACAATCAACACGTG GTTGAGCAAGCTTGTGTTGCTTTATCATCTCTTGCTCGAGATGTTGGCGTAGCAATGCAGCTGATGAAGTGTGATATAATGAAGCCGACTGAAACAGTTCTGAAATCTTCGTCCCCAGACGAAGTGATATCCGTTTTACAAGTCGTGGTCACCTTAGCTTTTGTATCTGATTCCGTTTCTCAGAAGATGCTCACCAAGGATATGCTAAAAGCTTTAAAATCCTTGTGTGCCCATAAGAATCCTGAA GTTCAAAGACAAGCCTTATTAGCAGTTGGGAACTTGGCCTTCTGTTTAGAAAATCGTCGTATTCTGATTACTTCAGAGAGTTTGAGAGAGTTATTGATGCGGTTAATTGTCACACCTGAACCACGAGTCAACAAAGCTGCGGCTCGAGCTTTGGCAATTCTTG gagaaaatgaaattctGCGACGTTCCATAAAAGGCAGGCAAGTACCAAAACAGGGACTGCGGATACTCACCATGGATGGAGGAGGAATGAAAGGTCTTGCAACGGTGCAGATTCTTAAGGAGATTGAGAAGGGAAGTGGCAAGCCTATTCATGAACTATTCGACCTTATATGTGGCACATCAACAGGAGGAATGCTAGCTATTGCCCTTGGTGTCAAGCTTATGACATTGGAACAATGTGAAGAAATTTACAAGAATCTAG GAAAGCTTGTTTTTGCTGAATCTGTCCCAAAGGACAATGAAGCTGCAAGCTGGCGGGAAAAGTTGGATCAGCTATATAAAAGTTCATCGCAAAGTTTTAGAGTTGTTATCCATGGATCTAAG CACAGTGCAAACGAGTTTGAGAGACTGTTAAAGGAAATGTGTGCTGATGAGGATGGAGATTTACTAATAGAATCAGCTGTGAAGAATGTTCCAAAAGTATTTGTTGTATCTACTCTTGTTAGTGTGATGCCTGCGCAACCATTTATATTTCGGAACTACCAG TATCCTGTTGGAACACCGGAAATGTCGTATGCATTTTCAGATCATTCAGGCGGCAGTACACTAACTTCATCAACTGCCAGTGATCAAGCTGGCTACTACAAGCAAAGTGCTTTTATGGGAAGTTGTAAGCATCAGGTTTGGCAAGCGATACGAGCATCATCAGCTGCTCCATATTATCTTGATGATTTTTCAGTTG ACTCATATCGCTGGCAAGATGGTGCAATAGTGGCAAACAATCCTACAATCTTTGCCATCAGAGAAGCACAACTTCTATGGCCTGACACAAAAATTGATTGCTTGGTTTCGATTGGCTCTGGCTCTGTACCAACAAGG GTACGGAAAGGTGGATGGCGTTATTTAGATACTGGGCAAGTACTGATTGAGAGTGCATGCTCAGTGGAACGTGTTGAAGAAGCTCTAAGCACATTGCTCCCTATGTTGCCAGAAATACAATATTTTCGGTTCAACCCAG TTGACGATCGCTGTGGAATGGAGTTGGATGAGACTGATCCAGCGATCTGGCTAAAATTGGAAGCTGCGATTGAAGAATTCATACAAAGCAATCCCCAAGTATTTAAAAACGTATGCGAGAGATTAACACTCCCCTTCCTAAACGATGAGAAATGGTGTGATAATTTGAAACCACGATTTATGAATGGAAAGCTACCAAATAGCAGAg TAGAGAGCAGTCCTTCTCTTGGATGGAGACGCAATGTTTTGCTTATGGAGGCTCAGCATAGTCCTGACTCAGGGAGAGTAAAGTATCATGCTCGTGCGCTCGAGTCATTTTGTTCGAATAATGGAATAAAGTTATCCTCATTACATACTACTGCTACTCCTGGATGCCAAAAACCATCTCCAGGAACTGCTTTTCCCACACCATTTACCTCTCCTCTTATAACTGGAAGCTTGCCTCCGAGCCCCCTTCTCTTCACTCCTGAGCTTGGCCCACAAAAGTTCAATAGGATTGATATGGTTCCGCCACTTAGCTTGGATGGGGGACATGTTGGGAAGACGGTTATGTCGCCTCCATCATCTCCTCCGCGACAAAGACAACTCTATCTTCCACTACGACAGATGCATGAAAAGTTACAGAATTTACCCCAAGTGGGGATCTTACATCTCTCACTTCAAAATGATTCTAATGGTTCAATACTGAG TTGGCAAAATGATGTATTTGTGGTTGCTGAACCTGGAGATCTAGCTGATAAGTTTCTCCAAAGCGTCAAAGTCAGTATATTGTCAGTCATGCAAAGTAATCGCCGAAAGGCTGCATCAGTTCTTTCCAATATCTGTTCAATCTCGGATTTGGTGCGTAGCAAGAAATGCTTCCAAGTTGGAAATATCATCCACCGTTATATTGGACGCCAGACCCTA GTGATGGAAGATGATCAAGAAATTGCATCGTTTATGTTCCGCAGAACTGTACCTTCGGCACACTTGACTCCTGATGATATTCGCTGGATGGTAATGTTGTTACTTGACTTTTGTATACCTAAAATTGCCGAAAGGCTAGCTTTTGCTCACATATATTTACTCTCGCATTCCTTAAAAGGCTAG
- a CDS encoding Protein kinase superfamily protein (Protein kinase superfamily protein; FUNCTIONS IN: protein serine/threonine kinase activity, protein kinase activity, kinase activity, ATP binding; INVOLVED IN: protein amino acid phosphorylation; LOCATED IN: cellular_component unknown; EXPRESSED IN: 12 plant structures; EXPRESSED DURING: L mature pollen stage, M germinated pollen stage, 4 anthesis, C globular stage, petal differentiation and expansion stage; CONTAINS InterPro DOMAIN/s: Protein kinase, ATP binding site (InterPro:IPR017441), Serine/threonine-protein kinase domain (InterPro:IPR002290), Serine/threonine-protein kinase-like domain (InterPro:IPR017442), Serine/threonine-protein kinase, active site (InterPro:IPR008271), Protein kinase-like domain (InterPro:IPR011009), Protein kinase, catalytic domain (InterPro:IPR000719), Tyrosine-protein kinase, catalytic domain (InterPro:IPR020635); BEST Arabidopsis thaliana protein match is: Protein kinase superfamily protein (TAIR:AT3G20530.1); Has 115036 Blast hits to 113792 proteins in 4152 species: Archae - 89; Bacteria - 13305; Metazoa - 42775; Fungi - 9531; Plants - 32685; Viruses - 325; Other Eukaryotes - 16326 (source: NCBI BLink).), with product MMKLCPCFINPHQLGPNSPRDSFDEGLTAYRGHSRKLFALFTFRSHRKGSCRQKYITEEIKKYGNVKNCGRIFKFKELIAATDNFSMDCMIGEGGFGRVYKGFLTSLNQVVAVKRLDRNGLQGTREFFAEVMVLSLAQHPNLVNLIGYCVEDEQRVLVYEFMPNGSLEDHLFDLPEGSPSLDWFTRMRIVHGAAKGLEYLHDYADPPVIYRDFKASNILLQSDFNSKLSDFGLARLGPTEGKDHVSTRVMGTYGYCAPEYAMTGQLTAKSDVYSFGVVLLEIISGRRAIDGDRPTEEQNLISWAEPLLKDRRMFAQIVDPNLDGNYPVKGLHQALAIAAMCLQEEAETRPLMGDVVTALEFLAKPIEVVDNTNTTPASPTQTSSSDSSN from the exons atgatGAAGCTTTGTCCTTGTTTCATCAACCCGCATCAGCTTGGACCTAATTCGCCTAGAGATTCATTTGACGAAGGTCTTACAGCTTATAGAGGCCATAGCCGTAAACTTTTTGCACTGTTCACATTTCGCTCACATCGGAAAG GAAGCTGCAGGCAGAAGTATATAACGGAAGAGATAAAGAAGTATGGGAACGTGAAGAACTGCGGTCGAATCTTCAAATTCAAGGAGCTAATAGCTGCAACCGACAATTTCAGCATGGATTGTATGATTGGTGAAGGCGGTTTTGGAAGAGTCTACAAAGGGTTTCTCACCAGCCTCAATCAG GTGGTGGCTGTAAAGAGGCTTGATAGGAATGGGTTGCAAGGAACAAGAGAGTTCTTTGCAGAAGTAATGGTATTGAGTCTGGCTCAACATCCAAACCTTGTCAATCTCATTGGCTATTGCGTCGAAGACGAGCAACGAGTCCTCGTTTATGAATTCATGCCTAACGGATCTTTGGAAGATCATTTGTTCG ACTTACCAGAAGGGTCACCAAGTCTAGACTGGTTCACCAGAATGCGGATAGTGCACGGAGCAGCGAAAGGGCTCGAGTACTTGCACGACTACGCAGATCCTCCTGTGATCTACCGCGATTTCAAAGCTTCAAACATATTGTTACAATCTGACTTCAACTCAAAGCTATCGGATTTCGGGTTAGCTAGACTTGGACCAACTGAAGGCAAAGATCATGTGTCCACAAGAGTCATGGGAACATACGGATACTGTGCCCCTGAATATGCGATGACCGGTCAACTCACTGCTAAATCCGATGTCTACAGTTTCGGTGTTGTCCTTCTTGAGATCATTTCCGGAAGACGAGCTATTGATGGCGATAGACCAACTGAAGAACAAAACTTGATCTCTTGG GCGGAACCGTTGTTGAAAGATAGAAGGATGTTTGCGCAGATTGTGGATCCAAATCTAGATGGGAACTACCCAGTAAAAGGGTTGCATCAAGCTCTAGCGATTGCAGCGATGTGTTtgcaagaagaagcagagactAGGCCATTGATGGGAGATGTGGTCACAGCACTTGAGTTCTTGGCTAAGCCTATAGAGGTGGTTGATAACACTAACACTACTCCTGCCTCTcctactcagacatcatcatctgattcatcaaactaa
- a CDS encoding phospholipase A I-like protein (phospholipases;galactolipases; CONTAINS InterPro DOMAIN/s: Acyl transferase/acyl hydrolase/lysophospholipase (InterPro:IPR016035), Leucine-rich repeat, typical subtype (InterPro:IPR003591), Armadillo-like helical (InterPro:IPR011989), Armadillo (InterPro:IPR000225), Armadillo-type fold (InterPro:IPR016024), Patatin (InterPro:IPR002641); BEST Arabidopsis thaliana protein match is: plant intracellular ras group-related LRR 2 (TAIR:AT3G26500.1).): MSWGLGWKRSSESFRLSLSYGADDLNDDPIQSPSASPFGSPTSMSSTCSSPSAVEDPELGFRIDLDWTAGDSEDQVALRLESQLMVALPAPHDTVVVELKGIGDDDEGGLENVGLEMRVEKRREPLRAVTLMKAVGSGQQYDGVGVLTRLMRSDMMPAAIPAPAIDVASSCGVHWKTVTSLSLSGCGLLVMPVEVTELPLLEKLCLEHNKLSVLPPEIGKLKNLKILRVDNNMLISVPVELRQCVGLVELSLEHNKLVRPLLDFRAMAGLRILRLFGNPLEFLPEILPLHQLRHLSLVNIRIVSDENLRSVNVQIETENTSYFGASRHKLSAFSPLIFRSSSCHHPLLASTLVKIMQDEGNRSVIGKDENAVRQLISMITSDNQHVVEQACVALSSLARDVGVAMQLMKCDIMKPTETVLKSSSPDEVISVLQVVVTLAFVSDSVSQKMLTKDMLKALKSLCAHKNPEVQRQALLAVGNLAFCLENRRILITSESLRELLMRLIVTPEPRVNKAAARALAILGENEILRRSIKGRQVPKQGLRILTMDGGGMKGLATVQILKEIEKGSGKPIHELFDLICGTSTGGMLAIALGVKLMTLEQCEEIYKNLGKLVFAESVPKDNEAASWREKLDQLYKSSSQSFRVVIHGSKHSANEFERLLKEMCADEDGDLLIESAVKNVPKVFVVSTLVSVMPAQPFIFRNYQYPVGTPEMSYAFSDHSGGSTLTSSTASDQAGYYKQSAFMGSCKHQVWQAIRASSAAPYYLDDFSVDSYRWQDGAIVANNPTIFAIREAQLLWPDTKIDCLVSIGSGSVPTRVRKGGWRYLDTGQVLIESACSVERVEEALSTLLPMLPEIQYFRFNPVDDRCGMELDETDPAIWLKLEAAIEEFIQSNPQVFKNVCERLTLPFLNDEKWCDNLKPRFMNGKLPNSRVESSPSLGWRRNVLLMEAQHSPDSGRVKYHARALESFCSNNGIKLSSLHTTATPGCQKPSPGTAFPTPFTSPLITGSLPPSPLLFTPELGPQKFNRIDMVPPLSLDGGHVGKTVMSPPSSPPRQRQLYLPLRQMHEKLQNLPQVGILHLSLQNDSNGSILSWQNDVFVVAEPGDLADKFLQSVKVSILSVMQSNRRKAASVLSNICSISDLVRSKKCFQVGNIIHRYIGRQTLVMEDDQEIASFMFRRTVPSAHLTPDDIRWMVGAWRDRIIVFSGTFGPTQAVVKAFLDSGAKAVIGPSNEPQETPLITSQGSSEYNIGDQNGKFEIGEEEDEDEEVNEETEREEMEPPTPTSDWEDSDHEKTNRDGKYCGLWEDDEEEVSEFVCQLYDQLFRENSRVDVALQKALASHRKLRYTCHLPNV, from the exons ATGTCGTGGGGATTAGGATGGAAGAGATCATCGGAGAGTTTCCGTTTAAGTCTCAGCTACGGCGCCGATGATCTGAACGACGATCCGATTCAATCACCGTCGGCGTCTCCATTCGGATCTCCAACGTCGATGTCTTCTACATGTTCTTCTCCATCCGCCGTGGAGGATcctgaattagggtttcggattGATTTAGATTGGACGGCAGGCGATTCGGAGGATCAGGTAGCGTTGCGATTGGAATCGCAGCTGATGGTGGCTTTGCCTGCACCGCATGATACAGTAGTGGTTGAATTGAAGGGAATTGGCGATGACGATGAAGGTGGTTTAGAGAATGTTGGATTAGAGATGAGAGTTGAGAAACGGAGAGAGCCGTTACGAGCAGTTACATTGATGAAAGCGGTTGGTTCCGGTCAGCAGTACGACGGTGTCGGCGTTTTGACAAGGCTAATGCGGTCTGATATGATGCCTGCAGCCATTCCTGCGCCGGCTATCGACGTTGCTTCTTCTTGTGGGGTGCATTGGAAGACTGTGACTTCGTTGAGTCTATCTGGTTGTGGTTTATTG GTAATGCCAGTTGAAGTGACTGAGTTACCTCTGCTTGAGAAGCTATGCCTTGAGCACAATAAACTGTCAGTTTTGCCACCTGAGATAGGGAAGCTGAAGAACCTTAAGATACTTAGGGTTGACAATAACATGCTTATTTCTGTCCCAG TGGAACTAAGACAGTGTGTAGGTCTTGTTGAATTGTCGTTGGAACACAATAAACTTGTCCGGCCTCTTCTTGATTTCAG GGCGATGGCTGGGTTACGAATTCTACGGCTTTTTGGTAATCCCCTTGAATTCCTTCCGGAAATTTTACCTTTGCATCAGCTTCGTCACTTGTCTCTTGTAAATATCAGAATTGTGTCTGATGAGAATCTAAGATCAGTAAATGTACAGATAGAG ACAGAAAACACTTCCTATTTTGGGGCATCTAGGCACAAGCTCAGTGCCTTCTCTCCCCTTATATTCCGTTCGTCGTCTtgtcatcatcctcttctaGCATCTACATTGGTGAAGATAATGCAAGATGAAGGAAATCGTTCTGTTATTGGTAAAGATGAAAATGCGGTGAGGCAGCTTATAAGTATGATAACTAGTGACAATCAACACGTG GTTGAGCAAGCTTGTGTTGCTTTATCATCTCTTGCTCGAGATGTTGGCGTAGCAATGCAGCTGATGAAGTGTGATATAATGAAGCCGACTGAAACAGTTCTGAAATCTTCGTCCCCAGACGAAGTGATATCCGTTTTACAAGTCGTGGTCACCTTAGCTTTTGTATCTGATTCCGTTTCTCAGAAGATGCTCACCAAGGATATGCTAAAAGCTTTAAAATCCTTGTGTGCCCATAAGAATCCTGAA GTTCAAAGACAAGCCTTATTAGCAGTTGGGAACTTGGCCTTCTGTTTAGAAAATCGTCGTATTCTGATTACTTCAGAGAGTTTGAGAGAGTTATTGATGCGGTTAATTGTCACACCTGAACCACGAGTCAACAAAGCTGCGGCTCGAGCTTTGGCAATTCTTG gagaaaatgaaattctGCGACGTTCCATAAAAGGCAGGCAAGTACCAAAACAGGGACTGCGGATACTCACCATGGATGGAGGAGGAATGAAAGGTCTTGCAACGGTGCAGATTCTTAAGGAGATTGAGAAGGGAAGTGGCAAGCCTATTCATGAACTATTCGACCTTATATGTGGCACATCAACAGGAGGAATGCTAGCTATTGCCCTTGGTGTCAAGCTTATGACATTGGAACAATGTGAAGAAATTTACAAGAATCTAG GAAAGCTTGTTTTTGCTGAATCTGTCCCAAAGGACAATGAAGCTGCAAGCTGGCGGGAAAAGTTGGATCAGCTATATAAAAGTTCATCGCAAAGTTTTAGAGTTGTTATCCATGGATCTAAG CACAGTGCAAACGAGTTTGAGAGACTGTTAAAGGAAATGTGTGCTGATGAGGATGGAGATTTACTAATAGAATCAGCTGTGAAGAATGTTCCAAAAGTATTTGTTGTATCTACTCTTGTTAGTGTGATGCCTGCGCAACCATTTATATTTCGGAACTACCAG TATCCTGTTGGAACACCGGAAATGTCGTATGCATTTTCAGATCATTCAGGCGGCAGTACACTAACTTCATCAACTGCCAGTGATCAAGCTGGCTACTACAAGCAAAGTGCTTTTATGGGAAGTTGTAAGCATCAGGTTTGGCAAGCGATACGAGCATCATCAGCTGCTCCATATTATCTTGATGATTTTTCAGTTG ACTCATATCGCTGGCAAGATGGTGCAATAGTGGCAAACAATCCTACAATCTTTGCCATCAGAGAAGCACAACTTCTATGGCCTGACACAAAAATTGATTGCTTGGTTTCGATTGGCTCTGGCTCTGTACCAACAAGG GTACGGAAAGGTGGATGGCGTTATTTAGATACTGGGCAAGTACTGATTGAGAGTGCATGCTCAGTGGAACGTGTTGAAGAAGCTCTAAGCACATTGCTCCCTATGTTGCCAGAAATACAATATTTTCGGTTCAACCCAG TTGACGATCGCTGTGGAATGGAGTTGGATGAGACTGATCCAGCGATCTGGCTAAAATTGGAAGCTGCGATTGAAGAATTCATACAAAGCAATCCCCAAGTATTTAAAAACGTATGCGAGAGATTAACACTCCCCTTCCTAAACGATGAGAAATGGTGTGATAATTTGAAACCACGATTTATGAATGGAAAGCTACCAAATAGCAGAg TAGAGAGCAGTCCTTCTCTTGGATGGAGACGCAATGTTTTGCTTATGGAGGCTCAGCATAGTCCTGACTCAGGGAGAGTAAAGTATCATGCTCGTGCGCTCGAGTCATTTTGTTCGAATAATGGAATAAAGTTATCCTCATTACATACTACTGCTACTCCTGGATGCCAAAAACCATCTCCAGGAACTGCTTTTCCCACACCATTTACCTCTCCTCTTATAACTGGAAGCTTGCCTCCGAGCCCCCTTCTCTTCACTCCTGAGCTTGGCCCACAAAAGTTCAATAGGATTGATATGGTTCCGCCACTTAGCTTGGATGGGGGACATGTTGGGAAGACGGTTATGTCGCCTCCATCATCTCCTCCGCGACAAAGACAACTCTATCTTCCACTACGACAGATGCATGAAAAGTTACAGAATTTACCCCAAGTGGGGATCTTACATCTCTCACTTCAAAATGATTCTAATGGTTCAATACTGAG TTGGCAAAATGATGTATTTGTGGTTGCTGAACCTGGAGATCTAGCTGATAAGTTTCTCCAAAGCGTCAAAGTCAGTATATTGTCAGTCATGCAAAGTAATCGCCGAAAGGCTGCATCAGTTCTTTCCAATATCTGTTCAATCTCGGATTTGGTGCGTAGCAAGAAATGCTTCCAAGTTGGAAATATCATCCACCGTTATATTGGACGCCAGACCCTA GTGATGGAAGATGATCAAGAAATTGCATCGTTTATGTTCCGCAGAACTGTACCTTCGGCACACTTGACTCCTGATGATATTCGCTGGATG GTAGGAGCATGGAGAGATAGGATAATAGTCTTCTCAGGAACATTTGGACCAACACAAGCTGTAGTTAAAGCCTTTTTGGACTCTGGTGCCAAAGCTGTGATTGGTCCATCAAACGAGCCACAAGAGACACCACTAATCACATCCCAAGGCTCATCTGAGTACAACATTGGAGATCAGAACGGGAAGTTtgagattggagaagaagaagacgaagatgaagaagtaAACGAGGAAACGGAAAGGGAAGAGATGGAACCACCGACACCGACAAGTGACTGGGAAGATAGCGACCACgagaaaacaaacagagaCGGTAAGTATTGTGGTCTttgggaagatgatgaagaagaagtgtcTGAATTTGTTTGCCAGTTATATGATCAGTTGTTCAGAGAGAACTCAAGAGTTGATGTTGCTCTTCAAAAAGCTCTTGCCTCTCATCGAAAGCTCAGGTACACTTGTCATCTTCCTAATGTATAG